The Arachidicoccus terrestris genome includes the window TGCTGGATGACACCCGGAGTAGATACTATAAATGTCAAAGTTATGATAAAGGTGATAATCGCGCCGATACTCCCCACGAAAGACAGTCTTGGTGAAACCGGTCGCAAGCCAATTAGGACACCGGTTGTAATTTCAATAACGCCAAGTACATTCGCAAAAGACCTGGTGTCAAGAAAAGTAAAAGCCCAGGACAAAAACGGACTATGCTCGGCCAAGGGACGGACGCCCACAGCCTCATATTCTGTAAATTTAAGAATACCGATCCAGATCAGGACAACAACTAAACCATAACGGATAAAGAACGTTCCGGCCTTAAGAAAGAACTCTGTTGTAGATGCTTTTTTCATTTTTCAAATAATTTAAATTTACCCACTTAGTTGGCTATCTACCAAAAACCTTACAAAAAAAATAAAGTTTTAAATAACTCC containing:
- a CDS encoding YkgB family protein, which codes for MKKASTTEFFLKAGTFFIRYGLVVVLIWIGILKFTEYEAVGVRPLAEHSPFLSWAFTFLDTRSFANVLGVIEITTGVLIGLRPVSPRLSFVGSIGAIITFIITLTFIVSTPGVIQHDMSFPFISGSPGQFLLKDLVLLGAALWTAGEATAAVQSKEIIFITKNTQA